TCCAAGGGACTGTTCGCCGGCATCGATCTGGAAGGTGCGTGGTTCGAACAGAATTCGGACGATACCCGCGATTTCTATGGATCGGCAATTCCCTTTGAGACCATCCTGAAGGGAAATACTCCTACTCCTCCTTCGGCTCATCCATTCGTCGCAACCGTGGCGAAGTACTTCGTGACCGCCAAGGCATCCAAGTAACCTCTCTTGCATCTCAACAAGTGAGGCCGCCTCTCTGGCGGCCTCACTGCTCTTCTGACTATTATGTCTGCCGCCGCACACATTACGATCTTACGGGAACAGGGCGATGCCTCGCGCCTGCTCGCAGAAGCAGGTCTGTCTCTTCTTCGTGCAACAGAGAGCACGCAGGCATTGTGCTTTGCGGTCGATACCGGGCGCACTCTCAGCGCTGCAGACGCAGGGGTTCTGCTGTATCGTCCATCTGACACCGGCTCGGTGTGGTGTGCGGAACCAGGCGCATCTATGACGCCGCTTGCTGCCGACTTCCCTATACCCGATAAAGTCATTCGCATCGATAACATCAGTACTCGCTTCGGCATACCTGCTCTGCCGGAAAAGATTTCCCGCAAAGCGTTTCGCAGCTTGCTGGCAGTTCCATTGCCGTGCACCATCGGCGCGGGAGCCCTCGTTTACATCAGCGGTCGAACCGCCGCCTTTTCCGAGGAAGGTGTGTTCTCGATCGGCGTGTTGGCATCGCAGACGGCGGCTTGCCTGGAAACCATCCGTTTACGGAAACAACTCGTCCTGCACGCCGGCGAGCAAAAGGAACATGCCAAACGTCTGAGTGAGCTTGCGGCGATTGTCACTTCATCCGACGACCCGATCCTGAGCAAGGACCTGAACGGCATCATTGCAAGCTGGAATGACGCGGCAACCCGCGTATTCGGGTATCGCCCTGAGGAGATGATCGGGCAATCCATCCTCAAGCTCATCCCACCGGAGTTCCATGCCGACGAGGAGCTTATTCTGAGCAAGATCAGAGCGGGAGAACGGATCGAACGCTTTGAAACCACGCGCTTGGCCAAGAGCGGAGAGCGGATTCCGGTCTCCCTGACGGTCTCGCCGGTCAAAGATGAAACCGGCAAAATCGTCGGCGCCTCGAAGATTCTTCACGACATCTCCAACCGCAAGCGGATGGAAGAGTCGCTCCTGCAGGCCGAGAAGATCGCAGCTACTGGACGGATGGCCGCCACCATCGCACATGAGATCAACAATCCGCTGGAAGCCGTGGTAAATCTGCTCTATCTGTTGCGGCCAATGGTGACCGATCCCCAGGGCATGACCTATCTCGAAACCGCGGAGAACGAGCTCGCTCGCGTCTCTCACATCGCCAAACAGACCCTGGGCTACTATCGCGAGCACTCTTCAGCGAAACCTACCTCCATCTCCGACCTGGTGGAGAATGCTCTCAAGGTCTATGAGCCACGTTGCAAGGCCTATCGCATCACGCTGGAGAGGCATCTGGAGTCAGACCGGAAGATTGTGTTGCGCCAGGGCGAGATGCTGCAGGTGATCTCAAACCTCATCACCAACTCTCTCTATGCCATGCCCCAGGGCGGCACCTTGACCGTTTCGGTGCAGGACGTCTCATTCCCCTCAGATGGAGTTCAGCTGCGCGTCAAAGACACGGGCATTGGTATTCCAAAGGAGAACCTCGAACGCATCTTCGAGGCGTTTTTCACCACCCGCAGCACCATCGGCACGGGGATCGGCCTATTCGTCGCAAAGCAGTTCGTGGAAGGGCACGGCGGGTCTATCCGCGTGGAGAGCAGCATCGCCCCTGAGAATCACGGAACCACCCTTGGGATCTTTCTGCCCATTCACACGTCTCACGAGCTACAAAGCCTGTAGGCCCGGTGTCGACACGGCATGGAGCGTTTTCCTGCAGGTGTAGTGCCTCCGCATCGTATGGGCGTTTTCCGCAATGAAAACGCCGCTGCGCGCCGCGTCTGGGATACCCAGCAGCAGGGAAAACGCTCTAGACTGTTGTTTTGGCAACAAGCACGAACAAATCCGCGACCTTTCGCCACTGGCTTGAATTCATTCCCCTGTGGCTTCTTGTTGGCGCCCTGCGCATCCTGCCCCGCTTTCTGGCACGGATCGTCGGCGCTGCCGTGGGTGCTGCGGCATTTCATCTGCTCTCCCGGCTTAGAAAAACTGGAATCCGCAACCTGGAGATCGGCTTTCCGGCGATGCCTCCCGAGGAGCGGGAAGGCATTCTGCGCTCACTCTACCGGCACCTCGGATGGCAGCTCGCGGAGTTCTGCCAGATGGCGGGATACACCGCCCAGCGCGCCAGCCAGTTCATCCGCTACGACGGCCTGGATAACTACCTGAAGGCTCGGGACAAAGGCCACGGCGTGCTGATCATCACCGGCCATCTGGGAGCATGGGAGCTCTCAAGCTTCTTCCATTCCCTGCGCGGCTTTCCGATGGCCATGGTGATCCGGCGTCTGGACAATCCGCTGGTCGACAGATTCGTCAACGGAATCCGCTGCATGCACGGCAACCGTGTCCTTCACAAAGATGACTCCGCCCGCGGTCTGCTGCGCGCCATGCATCAGGGAGAAACGGTCGGCATCCTGATGGACACCAACATGACGCCGCCCCAGGGCGTCTTCGTTCCATACTTCGGGACCCAGGCATGCACCGGCGCAGGCCTGGCACGCGTCGCTCTCAAGACCAATGCCGCCGTGCTGGCGGGCTTCCTGTTATGGCATGAAGCAGAGAAACGCTATGTACTGCACTTCGGTCCGGAGATTGAGCTGACCCGCACCGGCGACCACGAGATGGACGCAATCACCAACACCGCTCGCTTCACCTTGGAGATCGAACGCTATGTGCGCGAATATCCTGACCAGTGGCTATGGGTGCACCGCCGCTGGAAGACACGGCCTGAAGGAGAAGCGAAGCTTTATTAAACCCAGGACGTGTCCTCAAACTCCTGCCGTCAGCGTTGCGTGCGAAAATTGGTCCAGATGAGGCGGAGGCCGAAGGCTGTGGCGGGGGCCACAGTCGAAGCTGACAATGTAAAGTACGGAGGCACACCTCATGTTTGACCTTTCGCAGCTAGCAGCGAAGATTACGGCCTCCGGCTGTCCCACCTTTGCCTCGGCCGATGAGGGCCCGGGTGAGATCGCTCGCGTTTCTGCTATCAGCAAAGCGACGCCGGATGCTGTCGTCTTCGCCAGTGATGAAAAGACGCTGGAGGCTGCTCTGCTCTCGGCAGCCGGGGCAATTCTGACTAAGCCTACGCTCGCTGCCGAGATCTCCGACCCTCGCATCGTTCTGACCAAAGATCCGCGGCTTGCCTTTTCCCTGGCAGCGCAACATCTCCTGGCTCCGCAGAGGACGGAGATTCATCCCTCTGCCGTCGTGGATGAGACCGCCACTATTGGGAAGGGCGTAAGCATAGGCCCCTACACCGTCATTGAGGCGCGAGTGAGCATCAGCGATGGTTGCGTCATCGGGCCTCGCGTCACCATCCATGCGGACACGATTCTTGGTGCTCGCTGCGTCATTCAGAGCGGCGCCGTTCTCGGCTCCTTTGGCTTCGGCTATGCACGCTCCTCTTCCGGAGCCTATACGCTGTTTCCCCAACAGGGGACGCTGACCCTGGAGGACGATGTCGAGGTGGGCGCAAACTCTACCATCGATCGCGGCGCTCTGGAAGAGACCCGCATCGGCCAGGGCACAAAGATCGACAACCTGGTGCACATCGGGCACAACTGCCGCATCGGAAAGCACGTAGTCATCGCGGCGCAGACAGGCATCTCCGGAAGCTCCGTGGTGGAAGACGGAGCGATCCTCGGGGGACAGGTCGGTATCGGCGAAAAGGCCATTGTCGGCCCCGGAGTCATTCTGGGCGGCGGCGCCGGCGTACTCTCGAATAAGAAGCTCTTCGGAGCCAACCAGGTCTTCTGGGGCCGTCCGGCCCAGCCGCTGAAGCAATATTTGCGAGACCTGGCCAAACTGCGGAAGGATTAGGGCATGCTCGTCGTCATCGGCGGACACACACGCAATATCGGCAAGACCTCTGCCGTCTGCGAGTTGATACGCACCTTCCCTGCCCTGCACTGGACCGCGGTCAAGATCACGCAGTACGGCCACTACGTCTGCTCCGCCGATGGCGAGCCATGTGACTGCCAGACAGCCGACCACACCATCGCTCTGACCGAAGAACGCACCTCGACCTCCGGGACAGACACCAGCCGGTATCTCGCAGCCGGTGCGGCCCGCTCCCTGTGGCTGCGGACCCGCCAGGGACAACTCGCCGAAGCGATGCCCCGGCTGCGCGCCGAGCTGGCTAAGTCAGCCAACAACATCCTGGAATCGAACTCAGTGATGCGGTTCCTGAGACCCGACCTCTACCTGGTAGTACTCTCGCCGGAGACAGCCGACTTCAAGCCCTCGGCACAGTACGTCCTGGACCGCGCCGATGCTTACCTGCTGACAGCGAAACCGAACGCCCCCGCATGGCAAGGCATCTCGCTGCGGTTATTGTCTGGAAAGCCCAACTTCGCATACATGGCAGGAGAACCGTTCTCACCCGAGTTGAAGGCTTGGCTTGCCGAGCGTTTGGGACAAATTTCGGGGTCGCGTGTTGGGTGGGAGCAGCGGGCTTCAGCCCGCTGATTAAGCGTAAAAAGTAATCGGGCTTTAGCCCTGGGTCTTCTCTATCCATCAGGAAAAGACCCAGGGCTAAAGCCCGACTTTTATAAGCCAATAGACCGTGGGCTGAAGCCCACGGCTCCCACCTAGTTGTCGAAGTTCGTCAACGCATCCATGAATGCGACATCCAGAACCGTACCCTGAATGGTGATCTGGCTGTTGTTGATCTCCGATCCATCAGAGGTATTGAACGCATGGATCTGGCCGCCGTAGGCCGTGTACACCTTGTGCAGGCTCTGCACCCAGCACAGGCCCGTCAGGTCGCCATAGTAGTAGAGGTTGTAATCCTGGTTGGGATACTTCACGGTGGTGTTGGCGTTGCGATTCACCGAGGGCACAATCTGCACGGAGCTGGCTGAGCGGTCAAAGCGGGTCAGGCAGTTGTAGTTTGCCGCCTGGGTCGCATTACCAAGATCCGCCTGGTGTGCACGCTCACCGTTCGCGCAGCTCTGCGATCCGACCCAGAGCGTGTTGTCGTCTCCGAAGAGCATCTTGGTGTGATAGCCGTCAGAGATCGAGTACTTGCCCGTCACTGTCTTCGTGGAGAGATTCAGCGTGGAGAGGTTCCCCGACCAATACCCGTCAGCAAGGAATTGCTGCCCGCTCAAATAAAGCGTCGAACCATCTGTCAGCGCCGCCGTCACACCTCCGGGCACAGCCACCGTCTGAGACAGATAGTTGGGCTCGGGCGAGACCGTCGGGATGTTGTAGATGGTCAGGTTGCTGAGGTTCAGGAAGCCGACGCCGGCCGTCGTGCCGCCGCACTCCGGGCCACAGTTCAGGATGTAAGCCTGGCTGCCGTCATTGGAAAAGTAGGCGCCGACCGGACGATCGAAGGAGCCCGTCACCTTCACCAGGCAGTAAACCGGCAACTGATATGGCTGGCAGTCCACCGAGCCCGGAGGCACGGCCTGATTGCTGTTCAGCTTCACCAGGCGATAGATGTTGTTGCCATTCCGCTGCATGGCCAGCACGACCGTGTTGCCCTGGTTCACGAAGACCCGGTTCACATTCGGCAGGTTGAGCGAATAGCTGGCCTGGGTTGCACCACGGATCACCACCTGAAGCTGGCCGGCAGTCTCCTGCGCCGAGTAGACCATGGTCTGGTCGGTAGAAACCTTGATTCCGTCCGGAACGGCGGTTCTATTGATCAGCGTCGCGGCCGCGCCGCCGGTCTTCTCGCCACCGTAGTCGATGGCCGCCAGAGAGCCGTCGCCCTGGGCGTAGACATAGCCGGCGACCTGCTCCGGGAAGTTCAGGATCGGGCTCGGCGAGTTCCCCGAGTATCCCGAAATGGTGTAGGACGAGTTCGCGTCAAAGATGTTGTTGCGCAGGTCACGCTGCCCGTCCAGAATCTGCAGCCCGCCGCTCAGCGTGCTGGTGTAGGAGGCGAGCACGCGATACGCGAACTTGCTGGGAGGAATCGGGCGTCCGGCGTAGGTGTATTGCGGAAACTTATAGTAGCGGACACCGCAGGCGCTCAGCACCAGAGCCACAGCGGTCAGGGCTGCAAAAACATACAACTTACGCTTCATCAAGTAACGGACTCCAGCCCACCGCCCGGCGG
This genomic window from Terriglobus albidus contains:
- a CDS encoding lysophospholipid acyltransferase family protein, which gives rise to MATSTNKSATFRHWLEFIPLWLLVGALRILPRFLARIVGAAVGAAAFHLLSRLRKTGIRNLEIGFPAMPPEEREGILRSLYRHLGWQLAEFCQMAGYTAQRASQFIRYDGLDNYLKARDKGHGVLIITGHLGAWELSSFFHSLRGFPMAMVIRRLDNPLVDRFVNGIRCMHGNRVLHKDDSARGLLRAMHQGETVGILMDTNMTPPQGVFVPYFGTQACTGAGLARVALKTNAAVLAGFLLWHEAEKRYVLHFGPEIELTRTGDHEMDAITNTARFTLEIERYVREYPDQWLWVHRRWKTRPEGEAKLY
- a CDS encoding UDP-3-O-(3-hydroxymyristoyl)glucosamine N-acyltransferase — translated: MFDLSQLAAKITASGCPTFASADEGPGEIARVSAISKATPDAVVFASDEKTLEAALLSAAGAILTKPTLAAEISDPRIVLTKDPRLAFSLAAQHLLAPQRTEIHPSAVVDETATIGKGVSIGPYTVIEARVSISDGCVIGPRVTIHADTILGARCVIQSGAVLGSFGFGYARSSSGAYTLFPQQGTLTLEDDVEVGANSTIDRGALEETRIGQGTKIDNLVHIGHNCRIGKHVVIAAQTGISGSSVVEDGAILGGQVGIGEKAIVGPGVILGGGAGVLSNKKLFGANQVFWGRPAQPLKQYLRDLAKLRKD
- a CDS encoding two-component system sensor histidine kinase NtrB; the protein is MSAAAHITILREQGDASRLLAEAGLSLLRATESTQALCFAVDTGRTLSAADAGVLLYRPSDTGSVWCAEPGASMTPLAADFPIPDKVIRIDNISTRFGIPALPEKISRKAFRSLLAVPLPCTIGAGALVYISGRTAAFSEEGVFSIGVLASQTAACLETIRLRKQLVLHAGEQKEHAKRLSELAAIVTSSDDPILSKDLNGIIASWNDAATRVFGYRPEEMIGQSILKLIPPEFHADEELILSKIRAGERIERFETTRLAKSGERIPVSLTVSPVKDETGKIVGASKILHDISNRKRMEESLLQAEKIAATGRMAATIAHEINNPLEAVVNLLYLLRPMVTDPQGMTYLETAENELARVSHIAKQTLGYYREHSSAKPTSISDLVENALKVYEPRCKAYRITLERHLESDRKIVLRQGEMLQVISNLITNSLYAMPQGGTLTVSVQDVSFPSDGVQLRVKDTGIGIPKENLERIFEAFFTTRSTIGTGIGLFVAKQFVEGHGGSIRVESSIAPENHGTTLGIFLPIHTSHELQSL